The Rhododendron vialii isolate Sample 1 chromosome 3a, ASM3025357v1 nucleotide sequence GCCGCAGTACCTCTTTAACGGCAAGAGATCGAGCGGCTTCACGGCCGGCGAACTGGTCTCCGCCGGTTTGTTCGCGTAGTTCGACATCAAAGCGTAGATGTTGTTACACAAACTCTTCATCTGACTCAACTCTCTGTTGAGTTGGGAATTTTCCTTCCTCAGTCTCTCTTTCTCGTCGATAAGCTCGGACGTGCTTCCAGAACTCGTCTGTCGACAAAGCACGGGCGTAGCAACGGGCGACGAGTTCGACGAGATTACTTGTTCATCGCCGGAAATCGACGGAGAACCCGTCCCTTGCGGCAACGGTGGAGCGGCGGCCACCGTCACAGCAGCCACTGCCACGGCAGTGGCAGGCGTAGCTACCTTTCTCCGCTGGATATCGCATAGAAGCCGTTTTTCACCCTTTCGGAAGAATTCATTAGAGAATTCCCATCGATCAGGGACGACCTTCCGAAATccctaaaaaataattaaaaatcagaaaaaacaGAGCAAAAATAGGAAACGACTAGAAAAATGTTAATTTAATTCATATTTCGAACACATCATGGAAACTTAGACTCACGTATGTGTTCAATTGACGCACGAAGCTCGAGAAATTGTTGTGCTTGAAATACTTGGGTAGCAAATCTCTGGCGAACTCGGTGGGATTCCACACAATGAAGGTAGATCCGTCGTCGTTCCACGAGATGATGTCGTCGATGGCGACGTCGTCGACGAGCTGGTACGTTTTGTTCAGAAACGGCGTCGGAAGCGTCCTCGACGCATCTCCGGCCGCCGATTCGCCGCCGTTCTGCTCTACCGGAGGTGGGGCCATCGCCTTCCACCCTAAGGAAATCGGAGAACTGATAATTAAGCCcaagaatttcaaaaacaaaatgatgtCAAAACCAAGGAGCACTCATCGGAACAGTCGGCATACCTTACAGATGAGTTTGCAGGCGATGATGTCGAACCAGATCTGGCAggggttgtagagagagagagaagcgttGATCGAAGggtgtgggttttttttttgggcaattcTAGAAGGTTCTGTGGAGCATAAATAGGAGGGGAACAagttaatgagagagagagagagagagagagagagagagaaggaaaacgGAACAAAAAAAGGAATGGAAAGAGCGAGAAGCTACGTGTTAATCCAGAAGGTTTCTCATTCAAGAGTATCTATTTAGGAGTATCATATGTGTCGATATATAAGAGGGGTCCGACTTTACAAAATTATTACGGTTCGATTATAAAAGTTACTTATTAGTGGATGTTTTGAAACACCATCACATGTTATTTTAATTCTTAGTTATATATATGgaaatgacttcggtgtccccggtcattttgggaacaTCGTAACTTTTGACAttacaaaatcattatgagcataaccaaaacctattatgagcataaccaaaaccattatgagcataacagaaccatagcaaagcataacttgtttgttatgccttggttgggtttgattatgccttggttggttttttaaatatttcttggTTATACATTTTTTGAGTTCGGTTAtacttgtaatgagttttagttatgctcataatggtgaaattatgccaaaaattacgatgtgacaccatagcatcatctatatatatatatatatatatatatatagagagagagagagagagagagagagagagagagagaaatgtgtgTGAATctcaaataaatgaaaatttctGAAAAGTGTTGGAACACCACTTAGCACAATATCTTTGGATCACTAAGCAATTATCCGTCTGCTCATTGTGTGTTAGTAAAGTTATTATATattgttattaaaaaaaacaagaagactgacaatttaagttttttttgtcgttttatatgcacttttttaaaattttggtccatgtttttatactttttcgatttttttcgcCGAGCCAAAAAGTTTGATACTCTATAAAACTTGtggtaattttttaaatattaagaagaaaaaaaccataaaaaatGTGTTAAAAATCTCTTTAAAGTTAGGCCGAAGAGGCTCTTGAATGAAAATTCTTAGGCAAGAATTTTTAGATTAGGAGCGGTAGATTGAGAATTAAATCAAATTAGATATAaatctagaaaacctttgataAAATGtgcaaataaattttaaaatagaatGGTGTTTTAGAATATAACCACAATAAATAGATTTtgctgggttttttttcccatcaTGTTGCCTTGCATAGAATCTCTTACTGTAATTATAATTGAATGTACaatctttttataaaaaattcttTCACCCATCTTTCTCGTAACTTGTCAATCTATAAATTTTGTATATTCATTGTACTTTGCATATATGTAGGTCCTATCTTTGGAATTCTAAGGCCTAGTTttccccacacacacacacacacacaaagtcAACTTGAccctttgttttgttcttagagcatccgcaatgtaataagcaaatgcgtatagataagcaaacttaatagggaatgacttcggtgttcccggttattttggggacaccgtaacttttggcataacaaaaccattatgagcataatcaaaatccattatgaacataaccaaaaccattatgagcataacagaaccatagcaaggcataacttattaGTTATGCCTTCAttgagtttggttatgccttggttggttttttggatattccttggttctgccttgtttgggttttgttataCTTATAATAGGTTTTAGTAATACTCATAATAGttaaattatgccaaaaattacggtgtccccaaaatgaccggggacatcatagcatcatccaacttaataacaatgctcaaaaaatgtctcacattgtaataagcaaagttacaagtcttctagtaaataaccaaattccaccaattccataactaaacttaacaacttttaccaataaccaaaacgaggaattttcaagtgagggattcctcattttaacaaaatgagggacttttattttccgatcaaattttaaaaattcgaaccgttcaatgtgtgcagaacgtaattttaagggtccccgcgagaaatcagcaaaaaaaatggccggaaagggcgtcatccgagcaattttttttgaaccattcaatgaaaactgctcggatgaagccctttccggtcattttttttgctgatttctcccgggaacccttaaaatcacgttctgatcactttgagcagctcggatcatc carries:
- the LOC131321056 gene encoding heat stress transcription factor B-2b-like, with product MAPPPVEQNGGESAAGDASRTLPTPFLNKTYQLVDDVAIDDIISWNDDGSTFIVWNPTEFARDLLPKYFKHNNFSSFVRQLNTYGFRKVVPDRWEFSNEFFRKGEKRLLCDIQRRKVATPATAVAVAAVTVAAAPPLPQGTGSPSISGDEQVISSNSSPVATPVLCRQTSSGSTSELIDEKERLRKENSQLNRELSQMKSLCNNIYALMSNYANKPAETSSPAVKPLDLLPLKRYCGGETSADGGSSSQSKTEAETETSPRLFGVAIGAKRMREGEAAAAAAEDRDLQLQLGGAEVKSEPFDHGNGDDDDQETAWIRQCNRTNHGGRAID